One Saccharomyces kudriavzevii IFO 1802 strain IFO1802 genome assembly, chromosome: 7 DNA segment encodes these proteins:
- the ALK1 gene encoding protein kinase ALK1 (similar to Saccharomyces cerevisiae ALK2 (YBL009W) and ALK1 (YGL021W); ancestral locus Anc_4.100), with protein sequence MDFETSFEEFVEDKRFIALEVSDNDDDYDTDLTADTTDELESSVALNIKNCKAPLNGTTGHNTPRKTNSNSKKRWSLLSNHSTVSSSKSKKRWSVLSSSFTSESHKDREPRGSLQQKRKSLQSYSSLDTVASSSSMSASSSLKQSSTGLSLRQLFTKIGINDEVPQPGVGIAEGKENLPPILDKKTSPIAPIGSENRIRTPLKPLVNQPRRSTLQHQQQHQQQQQPLYNASLASRRSSISSTASSASSSKWKFWKRDKNMLPPTSQADHHSFAAMNRRGSMTLVEPRIKVKHKSSFSEFHKAIFNSNTYSESSDTVSSMETTMKNKASSSSLSLNVLKKRSSQSSLKHKSSHASLQKFKRNKGKPSIMASSTVTSSSNDDSCSYSSKSSTLSHRISLPIPDQVSRDKIKNKLRNSNSLLSLNSKTSPPINKNDQDESFLRQILQNCDIKRILNPAKGDMLPLINDVNHLSSIQLTSHVWQIGELICKKVALGSIDDVTSDRKSLSLQELQKFKIMNRKFNGIPQLLKSFVVKEANNTLFLYFLFKDHGTPVSLISLKNWKQIMKIFWSCVGIIHGLETNLKFEHRNLSLDNILIDGNGNITIIDFKCSRLQTPEDDVLCLRLDHPLFFPDGNDKNKINEYQYQFEFEVYQSMRILLNMDSKAFEPITNLYWLYYLSRVLLKLGDRKLGKNDINRDKLAKVVSHLEVNLAVYKRGGQLSNRLETADIKNTGDLLRLYE encoded by the coding sequence ATGGATTTTGAAACGTCGTTCGAGGAATTCGTCGAGGACAAACGGTTCATCGCCTTAGAGGTAtctgataatgatgacgattATGACACTGATCTAACTGCAGATACCACCGATGAGCTCGAGAGTTCGGTCGCTttaaatatcaaaaactgCAAAGCACCTTTGAACGGTACTACCGGCCATAATACACCAAGGAAGACAAATAGCAATTCCAAAAAGCGATGGTCTTTGTTATCTAATCATTCTACTGTCTCGTCatccaaatcaaagaagagaTGGTCAGTGCTTTCTTCCAGTTTTACCAGTGAGTCCCACAAGGATAGAGAACCAAGAGGCTCTTTGCAGCAGAAGAGAAAGTCTTTACAAAGTTACTCGAGTTTAGATACGGTGGCTTCCAGTAGTTCTATGTCCGCTTCTTCGTCTTTGAAACAATCGTCCACTGGACTATCCCTCAGGCAATTGTTTACCAAGATAGGCATCAATGATGAAGTGCCACAACCTGGGGTCGGAATCGCAGAAGGTAAAGAAAACTTACCTCCAATTTTGGACAAAAAAACTTCACCGATTGCACCTATTGGTTCAGAAAACAGAATTAGAACGCCATTGAAGCCGCTTGTTAACCAGCCGAGAAGGTCAACTCTccaacatcaacaacagcatcaacaacaacaacaaccaTTGTACAACGCGTCGTTAGCGTCAAGAAGGTCATCGATTTCTTCCACTGCCTCTTCTGCCAGTTCTTCCAAATGGAAGTTTTGGAAGAGAGATAAGAATATGCTGCCCCCCACATCGCAAGCTGATCATCATTCCTTTGCAGCAATGAACCGTCGTGGTTCCATGACGCTTGTTGAACCAAGGATTAAGGTCAAACATAAGTCATCCTTCTCAGAATTCCATAAGGCTATTTTCAACTCAAATACATACTCTGAAAGTAGCGATACAGTATCATCTATGGAAACGaccatgaaaaataaagccTCCTCCTCGAGTTTGTCATTGAACgtgttgaagaaaagaagttcaCAATCAAGCTTGAAACACAAGAGTTCACATGCATCCTTACAGAAATTCAAGAGAAACAAGGGGAAGCCTTCCATTATGGCATCATCCACAGTAACCAGTAGTAGCAACGATGACTCCTGTAGTTACAGTTCCAAGAGTTCTACGTTGAGTCACCGAATTTCGTTACCTATACCAGACCAAGTGTCGCGTgataaaataaagaataaGTTAAGAAATTCAAACTCTTTGCTCTCCTTAAACTCCAAAACATCTCCGCCGATTAATAAAAATGACCAAGATGAATCGTTTTTAAGACAGATCTTGCAGAATTGCGATATAAAGAGAATTTTAAATCCCGCGAAGGGGGATATGTTGCCTTTAATTAATGACGTAAATCATTTGTCATCGATCCAGTTAACATCACATGTTTGGCAAATTGGTGAATTAATTTGCAAGAAAGTAGCCCTTGGTTCTATTGATGACGTTACATCGGATAGGAAGTCTTTATCTTTACAAGAACtgcaaaaattcaaaataatgaatCGAAAATTTAATGGTATACCacaattattgaaaagcttTGTCGTAAAAGAGGCAAATAACACTTTGTTTCtgtatttcttgttcaaaGATCACGGTACTCCAGTTTCGTTGATCtcactgaaaaattggaagcAAATTATGAAGATATTTTGGTCTTGTGTGGGAATAATTCACGGCTTGGAAACAAATCTAAAATTTGAACACCGCAATTTAAGTTTGgataatattttaattGATGGTAATGGGAATATAACGATTATTGATTTCAAATGTAGTAGATTACAGACTCCCGAAGATGATGTTTTGTGTCTACGGTTGGATCATccactttttttccctgATGGCAAcgacaagaacaagataAATGAATACCAATATCAATTCGAGTTTGAAGTTTATCAAAGTATGCGAATCTTATTGAACATGGATTCGAAAGCCTTTGAACCAATAACAAATTTGTATTGGCTATATTACTTGTCACGAGTTTTATTAAAATTAGGTGATAGAAAGCTTGGTAAGAATGATATAAATAGAGATAAATTGGCTAAGGTGGTGAGTCATTTGGAAGTAAACTTGGCGGTTTATAAGAGAGGCGGACAATTATCCAATAGATTGGAGACAGCGGACATTAAGAATACGGGAGATTTACTAAGACTatatgaatga
- the GET1 gene encoding GET complex subunit GET1 (similar to Saccharomyces cerevisiae GET1 (YGL020C); ancestral locus Anc_4.101) — MHWAAAVAVFFVVITKFLQYTAKYHDKWIANLAPANELSKKYFNKMKERHELKELNNTISAQDNYAKWTKNNRKLDSLDKEINDLKNEIKSQNKAFQGNLQKLRLLALTVPFFVFKIVYGKTPIYKLSSSTSTLFPTFVTGVWSQGWFYVVLHPLRTISQRWHIMEGKFGTAKFDAVTLQSVSLGIWVWALMNVINGIEFIVNQLFLTPKMGPPAVAETQEEKKLDVSDNAFILD, encoded by the coding sequence ATGCATTGGGCAGCAGCAGTGGCGGTGTTCTTTGTTGTGATTACGAAGTTTCTACAATATACAGCCAAATATCACGATAAATGGATCGCTAATCTTGCACCAGCGAATGAACTCTCCAAAAAATACTTcaacaaaatgaaagagCGTCATGAACTAAAGGAGCTCAACAATACCATTTCTGCCCAGGACAATTATGCTAAATGGACCAAAAACAATAGGAAATTGGATTCATTagacaaagaaataaacgacttgaaaaatgagaTAAAATCACAAAACAAAGCATTTCAAGGcaatcttcaaaagttgAGACTATTGGCACTAACGGTGCCATTTTTTGTGTTCAAGATCGTGTATGGTAAGACGCCCATTTACAAGTTAAGTTCCTCAACGAGCACGTTGTTCCCTACCTTTGTCACTGGTGTTTGGTCTCAAGGCTGGTTTTATGTTGTATTGCACCCACTAAGAACCATCTCTCAAAGATGGCATATAATGGAAGGCAAATTTGGCACCGCAAAGTTTGATGCCGTGACTTTACAAAGTGTTTCTTTAGGGATCTGGGTTTGGGCTTTGATGAACGTTATCAATGGAATAGAATTTATAGTCAACCAATTGTTTCTAACCCCCAAGATGGGACCGCCTGCAGTTGCAGAGactcaagaagaaaaaaaattggatgTTTCCGACAATGCCTTTATTTTAGATTAG
- the CKB1 gene encoding casein kinase 2 regulatory subunit CKB1 (similar to Saccharomyces cerevisiae CKB1 (YGL019W); ancestral locus Anc_4.102) — MSQEFVEDYSRTGSSDDEDSGAYDEWIPSFCSRFGHEYFCQVPTEFIEDDFNMTSLSQEVPHYRKALDLILDLEAMSDEEEDEADVVEENEIDQEMQSNDGHDEDKKRNKSPVVNKSIIEHAAEQLYGLIHARFILTKPGLQAMAEKFDHKEFGTCPRYYCNGMQLLPCGLSDTVGKHTVRLYCPSCQDLYLPQSSRFLCLEGAFWGTSFPGVFLKHFKELEEYVERKSKESYELKVFGFKINDEAVSGPRMKWLRQYPSTEEDWEEFSKCEFETPAV, encoded by the coding sequence ATGTCGCAAGAGTTTGTGGAAGACTATTCACGTACAGGATCCTCAGACGACGAGGATAGTGGGGCATATGACGAGTGGATTCCATCGTTCTGTTCCAGGTTTGGCCACGAATATTTCTGCCAGGTGCCCACCGAGTTTATCGAGGATGATTTCAACATGACCTCGTTATCTCAAGAGGTACCTCACTACCGTAAAGCCCTGGATTTGATATTGGATTTAGAGGCTATGAGtgatgaggaagaggaCGAGGCAGATGTGgtggaagaaaacgaaataGATCAAGAGATGCAAAGTAATGACGGTCACGATGAAGACAAAAAGCGAAACAAGTCCCCCGTGGTGAACAAGAGCATCATCGAGCATGCAGCGGAACAATTATACGGCTTGATTCATGCAAGATTCATTTTGACTAAGCCAGGCCTACAAGCAATGGCCGAGAAATTTGATCACAAGGAGTTCGGGACCTGCCCCCGTTATTACTGTAATGGCATGCAATTGCTGCCTTGTGGCTTAAGCGATACCGTCGGGAAACACACCGTCAGGTTGTACTGTCCCAGTTGTCAGGACTTGTATCTTCCTCAGTCATCTCGATTCCTTTGCTTGGAAGGTGCTTTTTGGGGAACAAGTTTTCCTGGtgtatttttgaaacaCTTCAAAGAATTGGAGGAGTATGTGGAAAGGAAGAGTAAAGAATCATATGAATTGAAAGTCTTTGGGTTTAAGATAAATGATGAGGCAGTATCTGGTCCAAGAATGAAGTGGCTGAGACAGTACCCATCCACAGAGGAAGACTGGGAGGAATTTTCCAAGTGCGAGTTTGAGACACCTGCAGTTTAA
- the JAC1 gene encoding J-type chaperone JAC1 (similar to Saccharomyces cerevisiae JAC1 (YGL018C); ancestral locus Anc_4.103) → MLRFSIQRRFITTFYHLFPKTFPKKLPIWSIDQSKLRKEYRQLQAQHHPDMVQQGSEQSSTLNQAYHTLKDPLRRSQYMLKLLRNIDLTREQTSHEVTTSDPQLLLKVLDIHDELSQLDDEADVKNLANENKQRIQNIEAHLEQCYNKEDYASAVKLTVELKYWYNLAKAFKEWVPGESLELNH, encoded by the coding sequence ATGCTGAGGTTCTCGATTCAACGAAGGTTTATCACGACGTTCTACCATCTGTTTCCTAAGACCTTTCCCAAGAAATTGCCCATTTGGAGCATAGATCAATCAAAATTAAGGAAGGAATATAGGCAGTTGCAAGCACAGCACCACCCGGACATGGTTCAACAAGGTAGCGAACAGTCTTCAACGCTCAACCAAGCCTATCATACGCTCAAGGACCCCCTAAGAAGGTCACAGTACATGCTCAAACTCTTGCGCAACATCGATTTGACCCGGGAACAGACCTCGCATGAGGTGACTACGAGTGATCCGCAGCTCTTGTTGAAGGTTCTAGACATCCATGATGAATTGTCTCAGCTGGATGATGAAGCTGATGTGAAGAATTTGgcaaatgaaaacaaacaaaggATTCAGAATATCGAAGCACATTTGGAGCAATGCTACAACAAGGAGGATTACGCTTCTGCGGTGAAATTGACCGTGGAGTTGAAATACTGGTACAACTTAGCCAAAGCATTCAAGGAATGGGTGCCAGGAGAATCATTAGAATTGAATCACTAG
- the ATE1 gene encoding arginyltransferase (similar to Saccharomyces cerevisiae ATE1 (YGL017W); ancestral locus Anc_4.104) yields MSDRFVIWAPSMHSEPAAKCGYCHGSKGENRDQLFALDSWAQRYMGKLDAIEIDNCTIGSFVEHMDVATYDRLCNMGFRRSGKFLYKVDPLRNCCRLYTIRTVPQELNMTKELRKCVSRFVTRIVNDNSCTSPLPSRDFVGKIVDAELNSKTFHTRFEPAIYSDEKYQLFVKYQENVHQDYKNSPKSFKRFLCDTPFGLEAVLGTQESWDQLNNWQRMEPGEKLKHVGPVHECYYYEDKLIAITVSDILPSGISSVYFIWDPDYSKWSLGKLSALRDLAIIQKTNLQYYYLGYYIQDCPKMNYKASYGAEVLDVCHGKYIPLKIIENMISRGRLFVLGEEETNVSRELQIIDSAAGKGARFFIDNSTKYKNIAEEIYGVNGRAFESANGSALQLKELYGIPYEEEDLDTIYHLKEQNDSSPGGIPNVVPGLLPLWELLHIMESGKITDLEGRLFLFEIETDGIRPLMNFYNEPPHVKKCICDLIRLFGFETCMKAVILYSEQM; encoded by the coding sequence ATGTCTGACAGATTTGTCATTTGGGCACCTTCAATGCATAGTGAGCCTGCTGCCAAATGTGGGTACTGTCACGGCAGTAAAGGGGAAAACAGGGACCAGCTGTTCGCTTTGGATTCATGGGCACAACGTTATATGGGCAAATTGGACGCTATAGAGATTGATAACTGCACAATAGGCTCTTTCGTAGAACATATGGACGTAGCCACATATGATCGTTTGTGCAATATGGGGTTTAGACGCTCTGGCAAGTTTCTTTACAAAGTGGATCCTTTGAGGAACTGCTGTAGGCTATATACTATTAGAACCGTCCCTCAAGAATTGAACATGACGAAGGAACTGAGAAAATGCGTCAGCCGTTTTGTCACTAGGATTGTAAATGATAATTCCTGCACGTCTCCCCTTCCAAGCCGTGATTTTGTTGGCAAAATTGTTGATGCAGAGCTGAACTCCAAGACATTCCATACCAGATTTGAACCCGCAATTTATAGTGATGAGAAGTACCAGCTATTTGTCAAATATCAGGAAAACGTCCACCAGGACTATAAGAACTCGCCCAAGTCCTTCAAACGATTCCTATGTGATACGCCGTTTGGTCTCGAAGCGGTGTTGGGAACACAAGAATCGTGGGACCAGTTGAACAATTGGCAACGTATGGAGCCAGGTGAGAAACTTAAACATGTCGGGCCAGTCCATGAATGTTACTACTATGAGGACAAACTGATTGCCATTACCGTGTCGGATATCTTACCAAGTGGTATATCCTCGGTGTATTTCATTTGGGATCCAGATTACAGTAAATGGTCCTTGGGGAAGCTCAGTGCTTTACGTGACCTTGCTATCATTCAAAAGACCAACCTGCAATACTACTATTTGGGCTACTACATTCAGGACTGTCCTAAGATGAATTATAAAGCAAGCTACGGTGCAGAAGTATTGGATGTGTGCCATGGTAAATATATACCACTAAAAATCATCGAAAATATGATTTCTAGAGGTAGACTCTTTGTTCTGGGTGAGGAAGAGACAAACGTTTCCAGGGAACTACAAATCATCGACTCTGCTGCCGGAAAAGGCGCAagattttttattgataacAGTACCAAGTACAAGAACATTGCCGAAGAAATATACGGTGTGAATGGGCGTGCATTCGAATCCGCCAATGGCTCAGCATTGCAATTGAAGGAGCTCTACGGTATACCGTACGAAGAGGAGGACTTGGATACCATTTACCATTTGAAAGAGCAGAATGACTCTTCTCCCGGTGGTATTCCCAATGTGGTGCCCGGGTTGCTCCCACTGTGGGAATTGCTTCACATCATGGAGTCTGGCAAGATCACTGACCTGGAAGGAAGGCTATTTCTGTTTGAAATCGAAACGGATGGCATTCGCCCACTGATGAATTTCTACAATGAACCTCCTCATGTCAAGAAATGCATTTGTGATCTGATACGGTTGTTTGGTTTCGAAACATGCATGAAAGCCGTCATTTTATATAGTGAGCAAATGTGA
- the KAP122 gene encoding Kap122p (similar to Saccharomyces cerevisiae KAP122 (YGL016W); ancestral locus Anc_4.105): MTSIHEVVALIEELYSPHPKHDVHQIQQSLQSIQKSEQGFHLANELLSDDKYSANIKYFGALTLTVQLNTRGENDYETLWNVFKSNLSYLTKFSTLYISNPNMYGQSLIIIKKLMSNLSLIFTRINDPQLNSTYSENMIEQWNNPINTFIQLMSFQNQNVHAEQLLFDSINCSLTYEQLSQFASLSQKHNELVLTFTEIIVEDLTKFQTKRHSMSQIHDIVHEYLYISTMALINLNLTVSAIFNPIVFDCITAWVNYISLTRGVSPSGRMDLSEIFQNLIDLMYQSTEGSDGYDNAEKILTIFGNVFANDPLLMSYDLREQIECIFLGVVRPDSGITDSSNKNSWMLQYMNYLVTNEFFSELKELTICIVDFLQINTLSVCNKLFTNIQVTDNGQVQDEFIKEYIKVLLQLTNFPLTPVLQEFFSVRMVDFWLDLSDAYTNLATETLRPNSIELSTQIFQQLIDVYLPKISLSVKQKIVEEDGETTSMNEFDDFRNAVCDLAQSLWSILGNDNLTNVLINGMGQIPAASDESLTIKDSDPMFQIETMCFVLNTILVDMTLSESSWIKTILDSNKFFNQNVLSVFQTGFQTSADTNVGRILKLDIVRTSTTLMGTLAGYFKQEPFQLNPYIETLFQGLHTCTNFTSKNEQEKISNDKLEVMVIKTVSTLCETCREELTPYLMHFINFLNSVIRLESNVSHFTRTKLVRSIGYVVQCQVVGGPEVQAKYISQLTDLLNGSIEHCLASSVQLQEQQDYINCLLCCISELATALIQPTEIIENDALLQRLTDFQNFWSTDPLQIRSKILRTIDEVLDNPIYGKNSAFVEIGCLIVGKGLNLPEDEPFFLKYTMSDVMNFVLKHVPNCELGTSLPYFVYLLEKLILEFRSQLTSQEFDFMFEKILLAYYDTYIINDPDLLQMTIGFVNNVLDVKPGLAIGSKHWTSFILPHFLKLLPSREKFTIVAVAKFWTKLINNKKYNQEELTTVRQQVSSIGQELVYQTMYGLFHTQRSDLNSYTDLLRALVAKFPIEARDWLVVVLPRICNNPAGHEKFTNKLLITRGSRAAGNVILQWWLDCTTLPNYQA; this comes from the coding sequence ATGACTTCTATTCACGAGGTTGTGGCTCTTATCGAAGAGCTGTATTCTCCTCATCCGAAACATGACgttcatcaaattcaacaGAGTTTACAGTCAATCCAGAAATCAGAACAAGGCTTCCACCTTGCCAATGAGCTGCTGTCTGATGATAAGTACTCTGCGAACATCAAGTACTTCGGTGCGTTGACGTTGACTGTGCAACTGAATACACGGGGTGAAAACGACTATGAAACCTTATGGAATGTTTTCAAGTCAAATTTATCGTACTTGACAAAGTTCAGTACATTATACATTTCCAACCCCAACATGTATGGGCAGTCTCTAATCATTATTAAAAAGTTAATGTCGAACTTGTCGTTGATCTTTACAAGAATTAACGATCCGCAGCTCAATAGTACTTATAGTGAAAATATGATTGAACAATGGAACAATCCCATAAATACGTTTATCCAGCTCATGtctttccaaaatcaaaatgtCCATGCTGAACAGCTATTGTTTGATTCAATTAATTGTTCTCTGACTTACGAACAATTATCTCAGTTCGCCAGCCTTTCTCAGAAACACAACGAATTAGTATTGACGTTTACGGAAATTATTGTAGAAGATTTGAccaaatttcaaacaaaGAGACATTCAATGTCTCAAATCCATGATATAGTCCATGAGTACTTATATATCTCGACTATGGCATTGATTAACTTGAACTTGACTGTATCAGCTATCTTCAATCCTATAGTGTTTGATTGTATTACTGCTTGGGTTAATTACATTTCATTGACCAGAGGTGTATCTCCAAGTGGTAGAATGGATCTAtcagaaattttccaaaacttGATAGATTTGATGTATCAATCCACTGAAGGATCCGATGGCTATGATAATGCCGAAAAGATCCTAACAATTTTTGGTAATGTTTTCGCTAATGATCCACTGTTAATGAGTTATGATTTGAGAGAACAAATTGAGTGTATCTTCTTAGGTGTAGTGAGGCCTGATTCTGGAATAACGGACTCATCTAAcaaaaattcttggatGCTGCAGTACATGAACTATTTAGTTACCAACGAATTTTTCTCTGAATTGAAAGAACTGACCATTTGCATCGTGGATTTCTTACAAATTAATACATTAAGCGTTTGTAATAAGTTATTCACGAACATTCAAGTGACTGACAATGGTCAAGTTCAAGatgaatttatcaaagagTATATTAAGGTTCTTTTGCAATTAACCAATTTCCCACTGACGCCTGTCCTACAAGAGTTTTTCTCTGTAAGAATGGTCGATTTTTGGTTGGATTTATCGGACGCCTACACTAACTTAGCCACCGAAACTTTGAGACCAAACTCTATTGAATTGTCTACACAAATTTTCCAGCAGTTGATCGACGTTTATTTACCTAAAATTTCTCTGAGTGTTAAGCAAAAAAtagttgaagaagatggtgAAACTACGTCTATGAacgaatttgatgatttcaGAAATGCCGTCTGTGATCTTGCTCAATCTCTTTGGTCCATTTTGGGAAACGATAATTTAACAAATGTTCTCATTAACGGTATGGGCCAAATACCTGCAGCGAGTGACGAATCTCTAACCATCAAGGATTCTGACCCTATGTTCCAAATTGAAACGATGTGCTTTGTATTGAATACTATATTGGTTGATATGACGTTATCGGAAAGCTCATGGATTAAAACTATCCTTGACTCcaacaaattcttcaaCCAGAACGTATTATCGGTCTTCCAAACTGGATTCCAAACTAGCGCCGATACAAACGTTGGtagaattttgaaacttgATATTGTAAGAACGAGCACTACGCTAATGGGTACTTTGGCAGGCTATTTCAAACAAGAGCCTTTTCAATTAAACCCATATATTGAGACCTTATTTCAAGGTTTGCATACATGTACTAATTTTACCAGCAAAAAcgagcaagaaaaaatttcgaaCGATAAACTCGAAGTTATGGTCATCAAGACTGTATCAACACTATGTGAAACATGTCGTGAAGAATTGACTCCATATTTGATGCATTTCATAAACTTCTTGAACTCTGTCATTAGGCTAGAGTCTAATGTTTCCCATTTCACTAGAACCAAGTTGGTTAGATCAATAGGTTATGTGGTTCAATGTCAGGTTGTCGGTGGTCCAGAAGTGCAAGCTAAATATATTTCACAATTGACAGATCTGTTGAATGGATCAATAGAACACTGCTTGGCATCATCGGTACAGTTGCAAGAACAGCAAGATTACATCAACTGTCTGTTGTGCTGTATATCTGAGCTAGCAACTGCCCTAATTCAACCTACCGAAATTATCGAAAACGATGCACTACTACAGAGATTAActgattttcaaaatttttggtcCACTGATCCACTACAAATCCGATCGAAGATTTTACGTACTATCGATGAGGTCTTGGATAATCCTATATATGGTAAGAACTCGGCATTTGTAGAGATTGGCTGTTTAATTGTTGGTAAAGGATTGAATTTGCCTGAAGACGAGCCTTTTTTCCTCAAGTATACTATGTCTGATGTCAtgaattttgttttgaaacACGTCCCCAACTGTGAACTTGGCACTTCTTTGCCTTATTTTGTTTATCTActagaaaaattgattttggaatttAGAAGTCAACTAACATCACAAGAGTTTGATTTCATGTTCGAGAAGATTCTTTTAGCCTACTATGATACatatattatcaatgatCCGGATCTCTTACAGATGACGATAGGTTTCGTTAATAATGTGTTAGACGTTAAGCCAGGTTTGGCAATTGGCAGTAAGCATTGGACTTCGTTTATATTGCCTCACTTTCTAAAATTACTACCATCGAGAGAGAAGTTCACAATTGTTGCGGTGGCAAAGTTTTGGACCAAGTTGATcaataacaagaaatacAACCAAGAAGAACTAACAACCGTTAGGCAACAAGTTTCCTCCATAGGGCAAGAACTGGTATACCAAACTATGTATGGTTTATTTCACACACAAAGGTCTGATCTGAATAGTTACACGGATTTGCTAAGAGCCTTGGTAGCCAAATTCCCAATTGAGGCTAGGGATTGGCTGGTTGTTGTCTTGCCCCGAATATGTAATAATCCTGCAGgtcatgaaaaattcactAATAAACTACTCATTACAAGGGGAAGCAGAGCAGCCGGGAATGTTATTTTACAATGGTGGTTGGATTGTACTACACTTCCAAACTATCAGGCATAA
- the BIL2 gene encoding Bil2p (similar to Saccharomyces cerevisiae YGL015C), with the protein MEDVIHPLNYPDTDTSRPTGLLETTNNLKNSLKKFSQKAKASHMTGERIHHFRKWKNKHELLPEKHIKSLPDVNFLHSNNGSQPGTLPASMFLSPKSSSIYWSEEQFQLELEILKYLSLNPNHEHDISDY; encoded by the coding sequence ATGGAAGACGTAATACATCCATTGAACTATCCTGACACTGACACAAGCAGGCCCACTGGCCTGCTTGAGACTACAAataatctgaaaaattcgttgaaaaagttttctCAAAAGGCAAAGGCATCACATATGACTGGGGAGAGAATTCACCACTtcagaaaatggaaaaacaaacacGAATTACTTCCAGAGAAGCACATAAAGTCCCTTCCAGATGTGAACTTTCTCCATTCCAATAATGGCTCACAGCCCGGCACTCTGCCTGCGAGCATGTTCCTATCTCCCAAAAGTTCAAGTATATATTGGAGTGAAGAGCAGTTTCAATTGGAATTGGAGATTTTGAAGTATCTGTCGTTAAATCCCAATCATGAACATGACATTTCTGATTATTAA